The segment AGTAAATTGTTCGGTTTTTACCATCATTTTGCCCTAAGTGATGATAGTATTTGCGTCCTTATGTCTTCGACCCCCTCCGGATTCCCTGGAAGGAAGATAGTTTGATTACCTCCTTGTGCAAAATTATTGAGAGTATCCAAGTATTGGTTGGTCAGCAAGATAGACATAATCTGCTCTTCAGATAGGCTAACATTTGATTCTTTCAGTTCACGAATCGAATCTGCCAGTCCGTCTACAATCGCCTTACGTTGTTGTGCAATACCTACACCATGCAAGCGATCCTTTTCAGCTTCCGCTTCTGCTGCTGTGACAATTTTAATCTTGTCAGCTTCTGCCAATTCCTGGGCCGCAACCCGTTTCCGCTGAGCTGCGTTAATTTCATTCATAGATTGTTTAACCTCGGCATCTGGCTCTACCTTGGTAATTAAGGTTTTGACAATAACATAACCATAGGTTGACATTTCTTCTGCTACTTGTTTTTGTACCTCAAGTGCAATCTCATCCTTTTTCTCGAAGAGCTCATCCAGGGTCAATTTAGGCACAGATGAACGCAGGGCATCTTCAATATAGGACTTAATCTGTGCTTCTGGGTGCATGAGCTTGTAATAGGCATCCGTCACATTATTTTCATTTACTCGATATTGAGTTGCCACATTCATTGTGACAAAAACGTTATCCTGCGTCTTGGTTTCTACCACAATTTCACTTTGCAACATCCGCAATTGAATGCGGGCTGCGATGACATCGACTCCAAATGGTATTTTAAAGTTTATACCTGAAGTAGATGTTTTTTGGTATTTCCCAAAGCGCTCAATAATAGCGACCGTCTGCTGCTTAACAACGTATAGCCCTGAAGCAATCAAAATCAAAGCAATCAGTACAAAGAACAAGAAACTACCAATAAAAACAATTGGACCAAGCACCATAATGACCTCCTAAACTAGCATTTTATAAAGCGAATCATTTTCATGAAGATTGATGTACTGGGGATCAAATTCTTCCAAGCGAGAAATAAACTGCGCATAATCTTTTTTATCTCCTAGGGCAATACCGATTAGCACCGGTCCTGTTCCCTTATTGGCACGTTTGATATATTCAAAACGAGTAATATCATCATTTGGCCCTAGAATTTCATTTACAAATTCACGAAGAGCCCCTGGACGTTGTGGAAAATTAACAACAAAGTAGTGTTTAATTCCCTCGTAGATAAGCGCACGTTCCTCCATTTCCGGCATCCTGTTGATGTCGTTATTACCACCAGAAATGATACAACAAATGGTTTGCCCCTTGATTTGGTCCTTGACTACCTCAAGAGCTGCAATCGTTGCTGCTCCTGCTGGCTCAGCAACAATCCCCAGCTTAGAATAGAGGTCTAAAATAGTCCCGGAAATCCATCCTTCATCCACACCAATCAGGCGATCTACGTATTTCCGAGCCACTTCGTAGGTCGACTTACCGACTTTCTGTACCGCAATACCGTCAGCAAATTTATCAATTTGGTCTAATTTAACCGGACGACCTTTATCAAAAGCCGCTTTCATTGACCGTGCCCCACTTGCTTCAACACCAACAATCTTAATTTCAGGTGCATGTTCTTTCAGATAGGTCGAAACGCCTGCAACCAGACCACCTCCTCCTATGGGAACTAAAATTTGGTCAAAACTAATGGTTTGCTCTTCCGCTTCTTCCAAGATTTCATAGGCTACTGTTCCTTGACCAGCCTGCACATTTTCATCATCGAATGGGTCTATAAAGGTTTTCCCACTTTCCTGAGTATAATCTTGTGCCGCCTTGGCTGACTCATCAAAGGTATCACCTACGAGCCGAATCTCTACGTAGTCTCCCCCGAAAAATTTAACCTGCCCTATTTTTTGTTGCGGAGTTGTAATGGGCATAAAAATCGTAGCAGGAATTTGCATTTCCTGACAGGTGTAGGCCACACCTTGAGCATGGTTCCCGGCCGAAGCACAGACCACTCCGCGTGACTTCTCATCATCTGTCAATTGTGAAATAGCATAATAGGCTCCTCGAATTTTAAAAGAGCGAACACGCTGTTCATTTTCTCTTTTTAAATAAATAGTTGCACCATATTTTTCCGACAAGTATCGACTATAATCCAAGGGGGTACGTACTACCACGCGCTTAAGAACGGAGTATGCTTGTTCTACATTTTTTGCTGTAATCATAGTTCCATTAATTTCTTTCTATATTTATTGTATCATTATTCCCTAGAAAATCCTAGTATTTATACTTATATTCAAGCTACTAGCATGTTATTCAACAGAAAACGAATGTTTAATTTTGTAAAGATCTATTTATGAACAAAATGGGCAAAAGAGCTGGAAAAACCAGCTCTTTTATTCATTTTCGGAAATAGGGGAAAAAGGGAATGACATTCCCGCATCCGCCAACTCAAACCTTAAATGTATTGCCATCACTCAAAGTAAAGCTGACTATCCCCCCTATCTACCATGATAGTGTTTAATTATAGATTTTGAATGCGTCGTCATCATTGCGTCCGACAAATGGCATTGCTTTTCGGAGTTCTGCACCTACTTTTTCGATTTCAAGATTCTCTGCTTCTTTACGATAAGCTTCCATACGTGGACGGCCTGCTTTATAGTCATTTACAAAGTCATTTGCAAATTTACCAGATTGAATATCTGCAAGGACTGCCTTCATGTTTTCTTTGACTTGGTCTGTAATCACGCGTGGACCTGATACATAGTCACCAAATTCAGCAGTGTTTGAGATAGATTGGCGCATTTTCTTAAAGCCACCTTCGTAGACAAGGTCAACGATAAGTTTCATCTCGTGGAGAACTTCGAAATAAGCCAATTCCGGTGCATAACCAGCTTCTGTCAAGACTTCAAAACCTGCCTGCATAAGGGCTGTCAAACCACCGCAGAGAACAGCTTGCTCACCAAACAAATCTTCTTCTGTCTCTTCTTTGAAAGTTGTTTCCAAAAGACCAACACGGGCTGAACCAACACCTTTTGCCCAGTCCATCGCAATATGTTTTGCATTGCCAGTTGCATCTTGGTAAACAGCATAGAGGGCTGGCACTCCAAAACCTTCTTCAAAGGTACGGCGAACCAAGTGACCAGGTCCTTTCGGCGCACACATGAAGACATCCACATCTGCTGGTACCTTGATAAATTCAAAGTGAACGTTGAAACCGTGGGCGAAACCAAGGGCATTGCCCGCTTCCAAGTTTGGAGCGATTTCGTCATTGTAAAGGTCTGCTTGGATTTCGTCTGGAGCCAAGATCATGATAACATCTGCTTGTTTTGCTGCTTCTGCTACTTCAAAAGTTTCAAAACCGTCTTCTTTTGCCTTGTCAAATGACTTACCTGCACGCACACCGATGATGACATCGTGCCCTGTATCACGCAAGTTTTGAGCATGGGCATGACCTTGTGAACCATAGCCGATCACGGCGATACGTTTACCGTCAAGTGCTGCTACTGTTACATCTTTTTCATATTGCATTGTTACTGTCATAATTTTTCTCTTTTCTATTTTTATTTGTAGTTTTGGATGTTCAAAGAAAATGAAGGCTAGACTAGGCGATGTAGGCGAAGATAGAACTAACGTTCATCAAGCCAAGTCAACGCAGGATAGGTTTTATTATCGAAAAGGATTAGTCTCTACTAAATCCAGTCGCACCCGTTCTTGCGATATTCTTAATGCCATAAGGCTGAATCACCCGCAGGATGGCGTCAATCTTATCTCCATCACCTGTCATTTGAATGGTAATGGAGTGCGGTGCCACATCGACAACATTTGCTCTAAAGGGTTGGATAATCGCTAAAATTTCTGCTCGTTTTGTTGGCGGAGCTGAAATTTTAACAAGAATCACCTCACGCTCTAAGTGGGGAATGTCCGTCAAATCACGGACACGGACCACATCAATCAAGCGGTTCAGCTGTTTGATGATTTGTTCGACCTCATCGTGACTGGCCACGTCTACAATCACCGTCACACGTGAGATGCCATCTACTTCTGTTGGGCCGACGGAGATGGACTCAATATTGATTTGGCGACGAGACAGGACACCTGTAAAACGATTCAGAACACCAGATGAATTTCGCAATTTAGCTGTTAACATTCTACGCATTGAACTTCACCCCCAACATTTCTGCATTGCTCTTACCTGCTGGCACCATCGGTTGAACATGTTCACGATTAGAAATATGAACCTCTATGAGCATTGGTTTATCTTCTAAGATAACTTTCATGTCTTCACTGAGAGTCGCTGGATTGTCAAAACTATAATGACTAATTCCGTAGGCCTCTGCCAACAATTGGAAATTCGGTTCATCGTCAAAGACAGATTGGCTACGACGCTTTTCATAGAAGGATTCCTGCCATTGACGAACCATTCCAAGAGAGTGGTTATTGATCAATACAACCTTAATCGGTACACCATAGCCATTCAAAATAGCCAATTCTTGGTTGGTCATTTGGAAGCCGCCATCACCAACAAAGATGATTACTTCTTTATCTGGATTGGCTAATTTGGCGCCGATAGCTGCTGGAATACCAAAGCCCATGGTTCCCATACCACCAGATGTTACAAGTTGACGTGCATGTTTGTAGGGGTAGAATTGAGCAGCCCACATCTGGTGTTGACCAACATCTGTCACGACAATGGCATCCCCTTGCGTCAACTGACCAATTAACTCAATTGCCGCCTGTGGCTTAATAACCTTTTCATCTTCATCATACCAAAATGGCGCCCGACGTTTGTTTTCCAATACTTGTGCCGTCCAATCAGCATAGCCTGTTTCGACTGTTTCTAAAGCAAGCAGAGCTTCCAAGGTTGCCTTAGCGTCGCCCACTACTGGAATAGCCGTTTTGACAACTTTACCAATTTCTGCGGGATCAATATCAATATGTGCTACCGTCGCATTTGGCGCATAGGTTGTTGGATTTCCTGTTAGGCGGTCATCGAATCGCGCTCCAATATTGATAATGTAATCAGCCTGATCCATAGCCATATTGGCAGCGTATGACCCGTGCATCCCCCCCATAGCCAAGGATAATTCATGCTCAATGGGCATTGCACCTAATCCAAGGAGGGTTGAAACTACTGGAATACGGTAGCGCTCTGCAAAGGCAACTAATTCTTTATTGGCATCTGCATAATTGACACCACCACCAGCCAATATAACTGGTTTTTGAGCTTGGCTAAGCTGTTTCAAAATTTTCTTAACCTGCAAACCATTCGGTTCAATCGTTGGCTGATAACTTGGAAGTTGAACAGTTGGATCGTGATAAAAATCAACTACTCTCTCTTGAATATCTTTTGGAACGTCAATGACAACCGGACCTGGACGACCAGTTGTTGCAATATGAAGCGCCTCTGTAATCACACGAGGAATATCTGCCGTATCTCGAATCTGATAATTATATTTCGTAATGGGCATGGTCATGCCTAAAACATCTGCCTCTTGAAAGGCATCCTTACCGATCCCCCGTGTAGCTACTTGACCTGTAAAGACCAACAAAGGGACGCTATCTCCCATTGCATCCGCAATGCCTGTGATGGCATTGGTAGCACCTGGCCCAGAGGTTACAATGGCTACGCCCACCTTTCCTGATGATTTAGCGTATCCTTCGGCCTCGTGGACCGCTCCTTGTTCATGACGAGCCAAAATATGTTGGATTCCCTCATATTGATAGATAGCATCATATAGAGGCAAAACTGCCCCACCAGGATAACCAAAAACAAGGTCTACTCCTAGCTGATGCAGGGTGTCCAAAATGAGATAGGACCCCGAACGCGGTTGGTCTAGTTGAATTTCTTGCACGAATATTCCTCCTCTCTGCAAATTTGTTATCTACTATATTATCACAAGGAAGTAGAATGTCAAGAAATTTTCTGAAAATTCCTACATTTGTTCGTTTTCTTAACGATTTCCTAACATTTTCTTAAGTAAAACTTAAGTAAATCCCTTGACTGGCTTGGTTTCAGCTTGCTTTTAGAAAACTTCAGTATTGTAGTCCCAACAAGAAAAATAAATGAGGTTTAGGATATGTATTATGTAGTGATACCGGCTTACCAGCCAGATGAAAAATTAATCCAACTATTAGAAATAATGAAAAACAGGCTAAATTGTCAGGTCATCGTTGTGGATGATGGTAGTACTGGCGCATCCAAAAATATTCTTGAAATCGCCAAAACCTATGCCATTGTTCTACACCACGATGTCAATAAAGGAAAAGGCCAAGCCTTACGGACTGCCTTTAGTTTCATCCAAGATTTGAGAAAGCCTGGTGTCGTTGTTACCGCTGATGCAGATGGTCAACACGCTGTGAATGATATAGACCGTGTCGCACGCGCCGCCATGAATCTACCAAGCCGCCTGATTCTTGGTGTTCGTCAATTTACTAAGGACATCCCGCTCCGTAGCCGATTTGGTAACAAACTAACCAGAGTATTGTTTAGACTACAAACGGGTGTCAATGTGTCCGATACCCAAACAGGCTTGCGTGGTTTCCATACTGACTTAATTCCATTCATGTTAGATATTGAAGGCGACCGCTATGAGTACGAGATGAACATGTTAACTCAGGCAAGTCAACGCTATAAAATTACGGAAGTTCCAATTCAAACTATTTATATCGATGATAATGCCAGTTCGCATTTTCGTCCCATAAAAGATGGACTGCTCATTTACAAAAATCTCTTCAAATTTGCCCTGGCATCTTTTGGTGGATTTCTAGTTGACTACGGAGTGTATGCACTTGCCTTATTACTACTCACTAGCTTACCAACTGCTCTACGCTTATTGGTCGCAAACACGATTGCTCGCATTTGTAGTGCTATCTGTAATTTTGCACTTAATAAGAAATTAGTCTTTAACAGTGAAGAGAGCATCGCACGAACAGGCGCAGGCTACTTTACACTAGCCCTTGTCCTCTTCCTTTGCGATACAGCCCTCCTCTATCTCTTCCACCAAATTCTAGGACTCAACCTCTACATTGTCAAACTTGCAGTTGGTATCTTCCTTTTCCTAGCCTCTTGGTTTGTTCAAAAGAATATTATTTTTAAAGAAAGGAAATCATTTTCCCATGAAATTGCTTAAAAAACCCTTTGCCTACGCATCCATCTTCGGAATGCTTTTGACAGGAGGCTTTACTTACTCCATGTTAAAAACCTTCGTGCTTTCCGAGGCTATCACAACGGTTGCTGCAAGTAATGCCACAGCCAATAGCCAGAACACAGCTACTTCATCGTCGTCAACTGCCGCAACCACTGCAACGAATGTCTCTACAACGGATACTAGTTACACTGATGACAATATCCAAATCAACTTAGAGACTATCACTACCAACAACACAACTGTTTACGTCGCAGATATTCAAGTCAGCTCACCCGAGTATTTAAAAACAGCACTTGCACAAAACACTTACGGTACAAACGTAACAGCTAAAACCTCAGAGACAGTGGCAGCAAACAATGCTATCTTAGCTGTTAACGGTGACTACTACGGAGCCAACTCGGCTGGTTATGTTATTAAGAATGGAGTTCTGTATCGAGACACCGTTCGGGACAATGCAGCTTACGGCGACTTGGCAATCTACGCAGATGGCTCATTTGAGGTCATTTATGAAAATGAGATTACCGCCCAAGAATTGATTGACAAGGGCGTTGTCAACCTCTTAGCATTTGGTCCATCATTGGTCGAAAACGGCGAAATTGTCGCCGATACTTCAACAGAAGTCGGACGTGCAATGTCATCCAATCCTCGTTCTGCTATCGGAATTATCGATGAAAACCATTATATCATCGTCGTGGCCGATGGGCGAACATCTGAAAGTCAAGGACTTTCTCTCTATCAAATGGCCGAGGTTATGAAGCAGTATGGTGCCCAAACAGCCTATAACCTTGACGGTGGTGGTTCGTCAACCCTCTACTTCAACGGCCAAGTCATCAACAATCCAACAACAAACGGAAATACTATCTCAGAAAGGGCGGTGAGTGACATTATCTACATCGGTTACTAATTCAACTACAAGAGTTTCAAGAACATTTATCTCCTACTTAGCAATAACAGCTTTCCTGTTTATTTTCAGTCGAATCTATGAAAGTCTCAGCTATGGCGAAGTTTCAATCTTCATGCATTATATGTTCTGTGTGACCCTGATTGGCGGAGCTGTGTTACTCGGTTTGCTGCAACTTATGCCTACTCTTTCACGTCTCTCTTATAATTTGTGGAATTCTGGCGTTGCAACTATTACAGCTGGTTGTCTTCTCCGAGGCATTATCAACCTATCTGGACGTTCAACTACCTTAGATCAACCTTATTGGTACATCGGCGCAGGATTCTTAGTTCTATCTTTAGTAGGTCTTTTCATCAATCCATCCGCAAACAATTATCGAAAAACGACCACTTAATCTACAAATTAATTGCAAGGGCACTTAACATCTTAGATGCCTTTTACTGTAGAATGAATTATTGAAAAATTCGGAAATTTCCAATTAGTTATCAAATCTTTTATCGTTTCTTTCATATCTATGATATAATGGGTGAAATAAGATAGGGAGAAGAGTAATGACCGAAAAAGAAACACTAAAAAACCTCCGTCATCGTAGCTCTGTCTACGATTCGATGGTCAAATCACCTAACCGTGCTATGTTAAGAGCAACTGGAATGACCGATGATAGTTTTGAAAAACCGATTGTTGGGGTTATTTCGACTTGGGCTGAAAATACACCCTGTAACATCCACCTTCACGACTTTGGAAAATTAGCCAAAGAAGGCGTCAAAGAGGCAGGTGCCTGGCCTGTCCAATACGGTACCATCACCGTTGCAGACGGAATCGCTATGGGAACTCCTGGTATGCGCTTCTCACTGACTTCTCGTGATATCATAGCTGACTCTATTGAGGCAGCTATGGGAGGTCACAACGTGGATGCCTTTGTCGCAATCGGTGGCTGTGACAAAAACATGCCTGGTTCTATGATTGCTATCGCCAATATGGATATTCCTGCTATCTTTGCCTACGGTGGAACCATCGCACCAGGTAACCTAAATGGTAAAGATATTGACTTGGTTTCTGTCTTTGAAGGAATCGGAAAATGGAACAACGGCGACTTAACCGCTGAAGAAGTTCGTCAAATCGAATGCAATGCCTGCCCTGGACCTGGTGGTTGTGGTGGTATGTACACGGCCAATACCATGGCAACAGCCATTGAAGTCATGGGCATGTCCATTCCAGGATCTTCTTCTCACCCTGCTGAATCTCCTGAGAAAAAAGCGGATATCGAAGAAGCTGGTCGTGCCGTTGTCCGCATGTTAGAACTGGGTATCAAACCATCTGATATTATGACTCGTGAAGCCTTTGAAGATGCTATCACTGTTACCATGGCACTCGGTGGTTCAACCAACGCTACCCTTCACCTTCTAGCCATCGCTCATGCTGCCAATGTCGACCTCACACTTGAAGACTTCAATGATTTCCAAGAACGAGTACCTCACCTAGCTGACCTCAAACCATCTGGTAAATACGTATTCCAAGACCTCTATAATGTCGGCGGCGTCCCTGCGGTTATGAAATACTTGCTCAAAAACGGCTTCCTTCATGGCGACCGCATCACATGTACGGGGAAAACCGTTGCCGAGAACCTAGAGAATTTTGCAGACTTGACACCAGGACAAGATGTCATCATGCCACTTGAAAATCCAAAACGTGCAGATGGCCCACTCATCATCCTCAAAGGTAATCTGGCTCCTGAAGGTGCCGTTGCAAAAGTTTCTGGCGTGAAAGTCCGCAACCATACAGGTCCAGCCAAGGTCTTTGACTCAGAAGAAGAGGCGATTGAAGCAGTCTTGACTGACGAAATCGTCGATGGCGATGTAGTCGTTGTCCGCTATGTTGGACCAAAAGGCGGTCCTGGTATGCCTGAAATGTTGTCACTTTCTTCTATGATTGTCGGAAAAGGCCAAGGTGACAAGGTAGCCCTTCTAACAGACGGTCGTTTCTCTGGTGGTACCTATGGACTGGTTGTTGGACACATCGCACCTGAAGCTCAGGACGGTGGTCCAATTGCCTACCTCCGTACTGGAGATTTGGTAACCGTTGATCAAGATACCAAAGAAATCACCATGCACGTTTCTGACCAAGAAATCGAAGAACGCAAGAAAACAACTGTTATTCCACCACTCTACTCTCGTGGTGTTCTCGGAAAATACGCCCACACTGTATCCTCTGCCTCTAAAGGAGCCGTTACCGACTTCTGGAAACCAGAACGTACGGGGAAAAAATAAAAGAACTCGTAAATCCACAGGGAGGAAACTATATGGTCAAACTACAAGATTCGACCTCTCCTCTGACTTCCAATAAGCAACCGCATAAGGAAGAGAAGAGAAGAGAAGAGAAGAGAAGAGAAGAGGGCTGTAGTTCTAGCGGGTGACTATGGTTATATCCGTCAAATCGAAACAACATTGAAATCCTTGATTTTTCATAATAGTCATCTTAAGATTTATATTTTTAATCAGGATATCCCTAAAGAATGGTTTATTCATTATAAATCGTTACTAAATCAAATTGGTAGCGATTTAATCGATATAAAATTATTAGACGTCCCTCTAAATAGAGACTGGTATGCTGGTTTTTCACATATTACATACATGGCCTTTGCTCGATATTTTATTCCTCAATTTGTCTCCGAGGACAAAGTATTGTATCTAGATAGCGACATCATCATTACTGATTCCCTAGACAACTTATTCACTATTGACATTAGCCAACACTATCTAGCTGTCGTTCGAGCAACATTTGGCTACGGACTAGGTTTTAATTCCGGTATGATGCTCATTAACAACAAACGTTGGAAAGCCGAAAATATTACTACTAAATTAGTCGAAAAAACAGAACAGGAAAAGGATTCCATTCAAGAAGGTGACCAAACTATTTTAAACTTGGTTTTAGGTCACGAAGCAATTTGGTTAGATGATACCTATAATTTTCAAATCGGATTTGATCAAGGAGCCTTTTCCTATCGCCATCAGCATCTATTTGAACTCAGCTTAGACCCCTTGCCTAAAATTCTGCACTATATCTCCGGAGATAAACCTTGGAATACTTATTCTTCTGGACGTCTTCGTGAGGTATGGTGGCACTATCACTTCCTAGCTTGGACAGACATCCTGAAAAAATGGGAAAATATTCAAACAATGATTCCTAAAAAACACTGCAAGGGAAAATTACTCATAATCACCAATACTCATTGGTTGCAAAATATTGAATACCTTGTTAAACAGCTTCCTGATTATGAGTTCCATATCACAGCTTTTACAGATGTCGCGAATAATTTAAAACAACTAAGTAGCCAAGAAAATGTCTTCATCTATCCACATATCATCGCTTATGTCTTAGTAGATATGATAAAAAATTGCGATATCTATCTTGATATTAACCATGGGAGTAAATTAGATGAATTGCTAGAGCATGTCATTGTAAATCAAAAGCCCGTTCTCTCTTTTGACAATATCGCAGCACCAATTTTTGAGAATTATTCACACAGACAAGTCTTCTCCTATCACCTTCCCGAAAACTTTGTTACTGCAGTGCGATTACTTAGCGAGTAAAAAAGGAGAAAAAATGAAACTAACTGTCGAACTATCCCGTTTCCGTGTCAAGGAAGGGAAGTCAGCTGTCGTTGACCAGTGGATGGCCTTTCTCAACGAGCACATGGAAGACACCCTTCTCACTCTTGAAGGAGAGAAAATGTATGTCGAAACCATCTTCCGCGAGGTATTGGACGGACGCGAATACCTCTATTGGTACTCTGTCCAAGCCGAAGGAGGAATTGAAGTCGAAGATTCAGAATCCTATATCGACAAAAAACATTTGGAATATTGGGAAAAATGCATCGACCCGAGCTATGGTATGGTCGATTTGGATCCACAAGTTATCATGATTCCCAAGCCTGTTTATGAAACCATGGAAGAATTAGACAGACAGTACGATGAAACATTTAAAAAATGAGTTGCTCAGTACAACTCATTTTCTTTTCGGACTAATACCCAATGTAATCCGTCCTAGACGGCTGATGCGTGTCATTTTCCAAGC is part of the Streptococcus suis genome and harbors:
- a CDS encoding SPFH domain-containing protein, producing MVLGPIVFIGSFLFFVLIALILIASGLYVVKQQTVAIIERFGKYQKTSTSGINFKIPFGVDVIAARIQLRMLQSEIVVETKTQDNVFVTMNVATQYRVNENNVTDAYYKLMHPEAQIKSYIEDALRSSVPKLTLDELFEKKDEIALEVQKQVAEEMSTYGYVIVKTLITKVEPDAEVKQSMNEINAAQRKRVAAQELAEADKIKIVTAAEAEAEKDRLHGVGIAQQRKAIVDGLADSIRELKESNVSLSEEQIMSILLTNQYLDTLNNFAQGGNQTIFLPGNPEGVEDIRTQILSSLRAK
- the ilvA gene encoding threonine ammonia-lyase IlvA, whose translation is MITAKNVEQAYSVLKRVVVRTPLDYSRYLSEKYGATIYLKRENEQRVRSFKIRGAYYAISQLTDDEKSRGVVCASAGNHAQGVAYTCQEMQIPATIFMPITTPQQKIGQVKFFGGDYVEIRLVGDTFDESAKAAQDYTQESGKTFIDPFDDENVQAGQGTVAYEILEEAEEQTISFDQILVPIGGGGLVAGVSTYLKEHAPEIKIVGVEASGARSMKAAFDKGRPVKLDQIDKFADGIAVQKVGKSTYEVARKYVDRLIGVDEGWISGTILDLYSKLGIVAEPAGAATIAALEVVKDQIKGQTICCIISGGNNDINRMPEMEERALIYEGIKHYFVVNFPQRPGALREFVNEILGPNDDITRFEYIKRANKGTGPVLIGIALGDKKDYAQFISRLEEFDPQYINLHENDSLYKMLV
- the ilvC gene encoding ketol-acid reductoisomerase — translated: MTVTMQYEKDVTVAALDGKRIAVIGYGSQGHAHAQNLRDTGHDVIIGVRAGKSFDKAKEDGFETFEVAEAAKQADVIMILAPDEIQADLYNDEIAPNLEAGNALGFAHGFNVHFEFIKVPADVDVFMCAPKGPGHLVRRTFEEGFGVPALYAVYQDATGNAKHIAMDWAKGVGSARVGLLETTFKEETEEDLFGEQAVLCGGLTALMQAGFEVLTEAGYAPELAYFEVLHEMKLIVDLVYEGGFKKMRQSISNTAEFGDYVSGPRVITDQVKENMKAVLADIQSGKFANDFVNDYKAGRPRMEAYRKEAENLEIEKVGAELRKAMPFVGRNDDDAFKIYN
- the ilvN gene encoding acetolactate synthase small subunit gives rise to the protein MRRMLTAKLRNSSGVLNRFTGVLSRRQINIESISVGPTEVDGISRVTVIVDVASHDEVEQIIKQLNRLIDVVRVRDLTDIPHLEREVILVKISAPPTKRAEILAIIQPFRANVVDVAPHSITIQMTGDGDKIDAILRVIQPYGIKNIARTGATGFSRD
- a CDS encoding acetolactate synthase large subunit; this translates as MQEIQLDQPRSGSYLILDTLHQLGVDLVFGYPGGAVLPLYDAIYQYEGIQHILARHEQGAVHEAEGYAKSSGKVGVAIVTSGPGATNAITGIADAMGDSVPLLVFTGQVATRGIGKDAFQEADVLGMTMPITKYNYQIRDTADIPRVITEALHIATTGRPGPVVIDVPKDIQERVVDFYHDPTVQLPSYQPTIEPNGLQVKKILKQLSQAQKPVILAGGGVNYADANKELVAFAERYRIPVVSTLLGLGAMPIEHELSLAMGGMHGSYAANMAMDQADYIINIGARFDDRLTGNPTTYAPNATVAHIDIDPAEIGKVVKTAIPVVGDAKATLEALLALETVETGYADWTAQVLENKRRAPFWYDEDEKVIKPQAAIELIGQLTQGDAIVVTDVGQHQMWAAQFYPYKHARQLVTSGGMGTMGFGIPAAIGAKLANPDKEVIIFVGDGGFQMTNQELAILNGYGVPIKVVLINNHSLGMVRQWQESFYEKRRSQSVFDDEPNFQLLAEAYGISHYSFDNPATLSEDMKVILEDKPMLIEVHISNREHVQPMVPAGKSNAEMLGVKFNA
- a CDS encoding bifunctional glycosyltransferase family 2/GtrA family protein, with the protein product MYYVVIPAYQPDEKLIQLLEIMKNRLNCQVIVVDDGSTGASKNILEIAKTYAIVLHHDVNKGKGQALRTAFSFIQDLRKPGVVVTADADGQHAVNDIDRVARAAMNLPSRLILGVRQFTKDIPLRSRFGNKLTRVLFRLQTGVNVSDTQTGLRGFHTDLIPFMLDIEGDRYEYEMNMLTQASQRYKITEVPIQTIYIDDNASSHFRPIKDGLLIYKNLFKFALASFGGFLVDYGVYALALLLLTSLPTALRLLVANTIARICSAICNFALNKKLVFNSEESIARTGAGYFTLALVLFLCDTALLYLFHQILGLNLYIVKLAVGIFLFLASWFVQKNIIFKERKSFSHEIA
- a CDS encoding phosphodiester glycosidase family protein; the encoded protein is MKLLKKPFAYASIFGMLLTGGFTYSMLKTFVLSEAITTVAASNATANSQNTATSSSSTAATTATNVSTTDTSYTDDNIQINLETITTNNTTVYVADIQVSSPEYLKTALAQNTYGTNVTAKTSETVAANNAILAVNGDYYGANSAGYVIKNGVLYRDTVRDNAAYGDLAIYADGSFEVIYENEITAQELIDKGVVNLLAFGPSLVENGEIVADTSTEVGRAMSSNPRSAIGIIDENHYIIVVADGRTSESQGLSLYQMAEVMKQYGAQTAYNLDGGGSSTLYFNGQVINNPTTNGNTISERAVSDIIYIGY
- the ilvD gene encoding dihydroxy-acid dehydratase — its product is MTEKETLKNLRHRSSVYDSMVKSPNRAMLRATGMTDDSFEKPIVGVISTWAENTPCNIHLHDFGKLAKEGVKEAGAWPVQYGTITVADGIAMGTPGMRFSLTSRDIIADSIEAAMGGHNVDAFVAIGGCDKNMPGSMIAIANMDIPAIFAYGGTIAPGNLNGKDIDLVSVFEGIGKWNNGDLTAEEVRQIECNACPGPGGCGGMYTANTMATAIEVMGMSIPGSSSHPAESPEKKADIEEAGRAVVRMLELGIKPSDIMTREAFEDAITVTMALGGSTNATLHLLAIAHAANVDLTLEDFNDFQERVPHLADLKPSGKYVFQDLYNVGGVPAVMKYLLKNGFLHGDRITCTGKTVAENLENFADLTPGQDVIMPLENPKRADGPLIILKGNLAPEGAVAKVSGVKVRNHTGPAKVFDSEEEAIEAVLTDEIVDGDVVVVRYVGPKGGPGMPEMLSLSSMIVGKGQGDKVALLTDGRFSGGTYGLVVGHIAPEAQDGGPIAYLRTGDLVTVDQDTKEITMHVSDQEIEERKKTTVIPPLYSRGVLGKYAHTVSSASKGAVTDFWKPERTGKK